One genomic segment of Anguilla anguilla isolate fAngAng1 chromosome 2, fAngAng1.pri, whole genome shotgun sequence includes these proteins:
- the morn2 gene encoding MORN repeat-containing protein 2 isoform X1, giving the protein MSEKKKEKSVEPKESVILTASYIFPNGDKYSGECSRSLEGMVKREGLGTQTSANGLVYTGEWKDDKLNGRGRLELISGAVYEGEFKDNMFHGEGTYTFQSRSRYTGSFHRNRLESEGEYTDAQGLVWTGTFHGTSAPALKLKLNM; this is encoded by the exons ATGTCTG aaaagaaaaaagagaagagtgTGGAACCAAAAG aATCTGTGATTCTGACGGCGTCCTACATATTTCCTAATGGTGATAAATACA GCGGAGAGTGCAGTAGATCTCTCGAAGGGATGGTGAAGAGAGAGGGTTTAGGGACTCAGACCTCGGCTAATGGACTCGTTTACACGGGGGAGTGGAAGGACGACAAG CTCAACGGCAGGGGGAGGCTGGAGCTCATCTCCGGGGCCGTCTACGAAGGGGAGTTCAAAGACAACATGTTCCACGGCGAGGGAACCTACACCTTCCAGAGCAGATCCCGATATACCGGGAGCTTCCACAGAAACAG GTTAGAAAGCGAAGGAGAATACACAGACGCCCAGGGGTTAGTCTGGACCGGAACCTTCCACGGCACGTCGGCTCCAGCCCTGAAGCTGAAACTCAACATGTAA
- the morn2 gene encoding MORN repeat-containing protein 2 isoform X2, with product MVINTLNGRGRLELISGAVYEGEFKDNMFHGEGTYTFQSRSRYTGSFHRNRLESEGEYTDAQGLVWTGTFHGTSAPALKLKLNM from the exons ATGGTGATAAATACA CTCAACGGCAGGGGGAGGCTGGAGCTCATCTCCGGGGCCGTCTACGAAGGGGAGTTCAAAGACAACATGTTCCACGGCGAGGGAACCTACACCTTCCAGAGCAGATCCCGATATACCGGGAGCTTCCACAGAAACAG GTTAGAAAGCGAAGGAGAATACACAGACGCCCAGGGGTTAGTCTGGACCGGAACCTTCCACGGCACGTCGGCTCCAGCCCTGAAGCTGAAACTCAACATGTAA
- the gemin6 gene encoding gem-associated protein 6: MNEWSKKNPLEWNEYVNKEVKVTADEKHEYQGWVCTVDPVSASIVLVNFQNTGKASIVVVMGHAVREVEILKEGDEEMAKRLSSLFMPEGRQVLSTDELKRKRECLRAWLEKNLIPVTEEGETLRVAGVLTVNPPYGSQDCCSSNEIILSRVQSLVESNPGPDENL, translated from the exons ATGAACGAATGGTCTAAGAAGAACCCACTAGAGTGgaatgaatatgtaaataaagaGGTGAAAGTGACAGCAGACGAAAAGCATGAGTATCAAGGTTGGGTTTGTACCGTGGACCCAGTCTCTGCAAG TATCGTCTTGGTGAATTTCCAGAACACTGGGAAGGCTTCTATCGTGGTGGTGATGGGCCACGCAGTAAGAGAAGTGGAGATTCTGAAAGAAGGCGACGAAGAGATGGCGAAACGATTGAGCTCTTTGTTCATGCCCGAGGGACGCCAAGTCCTCAGCACGGACGAgctgaaaagaaagagggaatgCTTGCGCGCGTGGCTTGAGAAAAATCTGATTCCAGTAACGGAGGAGGGTGAGACGCTGCGTGTGGCTGGAGTGTTGACTGTGAATCCCCCATACGGCTCACAAGACTGCTGCAGCTCCAATGAAATTATACTTTCCAGAGTACAGAGTCTCGTGGAGAGTAATCCTGGTCCGGATGAAAATTTATAA